The Fundidesulfovibrio putealis DSM 16056 genome includes a window with the following:
- the recD2 gene encoding SF1B family DNA helicase RecD2, translated as MSTELTCEVHTVTFFSETTGYLVAKVQAKGEPGVVTIVGSMGQVTPGETLLLRGSWTTHAQYGRQFNVESWEQRMPASLTGIKRYLESKQIKGVGPVLAGKLLAKFGDKVLDVLDEDPDRLLAVPGITPKVLKKISESWNQQREVRGLMLFLQTHEVPTTFAQRIFKFYGGGAVQKLKDNPYGLAYDIQGIGFKTADAMALKLGFAPDCPQRLEAAIVYGLFTQSDSGHLFYPRDELLEKVDAMLGGVGLHLLAEALENLEQQKRVRIEALPQQDISHAVYLTHFYKWEREIAERLWAISSHPAASAADKVAKLLPAVEAESGIKLSSEQHLAVAQACTNKSFIITGGPGTGKTTITRAVVRVLDKLGFKVKLCAPTGRAAKRMSEATGFPASTLHRLLGTQPGGGFAHNEEHKLKADVVVVDEASMLDVQLLLHLLRALPLTCRLVLVGDVNQLPSVGPGNVLGDMLDSGALEQARLTHIYRQALESMIVVNAHRVNEGQFPAQSAKKPPEADFFWVECDDPAQVQEKIIDLVANRIPKTYGFDPLRDIQVLSPMHRGEVGTQALNELLQERLNPGGREIVRGKNRFRAGDRVLQTRNNYEKDIFNGDLGWVVAVDPRENELVVDFDGREVPYESADLDELTLAYAVSVHKSQGSEYPAVIVPVVTQHFVMLKRNLIYTALTRARKLAVIIGGKRALGIGLNSVGAAKRYTHLRYRLQESFNR; from the coding sequence ATGTCCACGGAATTGACCTGCGAAGTCCATACAGTCACCTTTTTCTCCGAGACCACAGGATATCTTGTGGCCAAGGTCCAGGCCAAAGGCGAGCCCGGCGTGGTGACCATCGTGGGCAGCATGGGACAGGTGACGCCCGGCGAGACGTTGCTCCTGCGCGGCTCCTGGACCACTCATGCCCAGTACGGACGCCAGTTCAACGTGGAATCCTGGGAACAGCGGATGCCCGCGTCGCTGACAGGCATCAAGCGCTATCTCGAATCCAAGCAGATCAAGGGAGTGGGGCCGGTGCTGGCGGGCAAGCTCCTGGCCAAGTTCGGCGACAAGGTTCTGGATGTCCTGGACGAGGACCCGGACCGCCTGCTGGCCGTGCCGGGCATCACCCCCAAGGTGCTGAAAAAAATCAGCGAAAGCTGGAACCAGCAGCGCGAAGTGCGCGGGCTGATGCTCTTCCTCCAGACCCATGAGGTCCCCACCACCTTCGCCCAGCGCATCTTCAAGTTCTACGGGGGCGGAGCCGTCCAGAAACTCAAGGACAACCCCTACGGGCTGGCCTACGACATCCAGGGCATCGGCTTCAAGACCGCCGACGCCATGGCCTTGAAGCTGGGCTTCGCGCCGGACTGCCCCCAGCGGCTGGAGGCGGCCATCGTCTACGGCCTGTTCACCCAGAGCGATTCGGGCCACCTCTTCTATCCCCGCGATGAACTGCTCGAAAAAGTCGACGCCATGCTGGGCGGAGTCGGCCTGCACCTGCTGGCCGAGGCCCTGGAGAACCTGGAGCAGCAAAAGCGCGTGCGCATCGAGGCCCTCCCGCAGCAGGACATCTCCCACGCCGTGTACCTCACGCACTTCTACAAGTGGGAACGCGAGATCGCCGAGCGTCTCTGGGCCATCTCCTCGCACCCGGCGGCGTCGGCGGCGGACAAGGTCGCCAAGCTTCTGCCCGCCGTGGAGGCCGAATCCGGCATCAAGCTCTCCAGCGAGCAGCATCTGGCCGTGGCCCAGGCCTGCACAAACAAGAGCTTCATCATCACCGGCGGCCCAGGCACGGGCAAGACCACCATCACCCGCGCCGTGGTGCGCGTGCTGGACAAGCTGGGCTTCAAGGTGAAGCTGTGCGCGCCCACGGGCCGCGCGGCCAAGCGCATGAGCGAGGCCACGGGGTTTCCGGCCTCCACGCTGCATCGCCTGCTGGGCACCCAGCCCGGCGGCGGCTTCGCCCACAACGAGGAGCACAAGCTCAAGGCCGACGTGGTGGTGGTGGACGAGGCCTCCATGCTGGACGTGCAGCTTTTGCTGCACCTCCTGCGCGCCCTGCCGCTGACCTGTCGGCTGGTATTGGTGGGCGACGTGAACCAGCTGCCCTCGGTGGGGCCGGGCAACGTGCTGGGCGACATGCTCGATTCCGGGGCGCTGGAGCAGGCCCGCCTGACCCACATCTACCGTCAGGCCCTGGAATCCATGATCGTGGTCAACGCCCACCGGGTGAACGAGGGGCAGTTCCCGGCCCAGTCCGCCAAGAAGCCGCCCGAGGCCGATTTTTTCTGGGTGGAGTGCGACGATCCCGCCCAGGTGCAGGAGAAGATCATCGACCTGGTGGCCAACCGCATCCCCAAGACCTACGGGTTCGATCCCCTGCGCGACATCCAGGTGCTCTCGCCCATGCACCGGGGCGAAGTCGGCACCCAGGCCCTGAACGAACTGCTTCAGGAGCGCCTGAATCCCGGCGGACGCGAAATTGTGCGCGGAAAAAACCGCTTTCGGGCGGGCGACAGGGTCTTGCAGACCCGCAACAACTATGAAAAGGACATCTTCAACGGCGACCTGGGCTGGGTTGTCGCGGTTGATCCGCGCGAAAACGAGCTCGTAGTTGATTTCGACGGTCGGGAAGTGCCCTACGAATCCGCCGATCTGGACGAGTTGACCCTGGCCTACGCCGTGAGCGTCCACAAATCCCAGGGCAGCGAGTACCCGGCGGTCATCGTGCCCGTGGTGACGCAGCATTTCGTCATGCTTAAGCGAAATCTCATCTATACGGCCCTGACCCGCGCCAGAAAACTGGCTGTCATCATAGGCGGCAAGAGGGCGCTGGGCATCGGCCTTAATTCCGTGGGCGCGGCAAAGCGCTACACGCACCTGCGTTACCGGCTCCAGGAAAGTTTCAACCGGTAA
- the recR gene encoding recombination mediator RecR, which translates to MKALPKPLADLVGELSSLPGLGPKSALRAALTLLKWPKGRTQGLGRAIHDLRENLFLCSQCAGLAESDPCPICADPARNAESLCLVSEWDSLLALEETGLYKGRYLILGGLISPLDGVDASTLEFERFQQRLSEGHVREVILALGSTLEAEATASYVKNLLERAGSGIRLTRLAQGIPLGAEVKYVDKETLKQSMVHRQDI; encoded by the coding sequence ATGAAGGCGCTCCCCAAGCCGCTGGCCGATCTGGTCGGCGAGTTGTCTTCCTTGCCGGGGCTGGGGCCGAAATCGGCCCTTCGCGCCGCCTTGACGCTGCTCAAGTGGCCCAAGGGCCGCACCCAGGGCCTGGGCCGGGCCATCCATGACCTGCGCGAGAACTTGTTTTTGTGCTCGCAGTGCGCCGGCCTCGCCGAGTCCGACCCGTGCCCCATCTGTGCGGACCCGGCCCGCAACGCCGAGTCGCTGTGCCTGGTCAGCGAATGGGACTCGCTCCTGGCGCTGGAGGAAACCGGCCTGTACAAGGGCCGCTACCTGATCCTGGGCGGGCTTATCTCGCCCCTGGACGGCGTGGACGCCTCCACCCTGGAGTTCGAGCGCTTCCAGCAGCGGCTGTCAGAAGGACACGTGCGCGAGGTCATCCTGGCCCTGGGCTCCACCCTGGAGGCCGAGGCCACGGCCAGCTACGTCAAGAACCTCCTGGAGCGCGCGGGGTCCGGCATCCGTCTCACCCGTCTGGCCCAGGGCATCCCCCTGGGAGCCGAGGTGAAGTACGTGGACAAGGAAACCCTCAAGCAGTCCATGGTTCACCGGCAGGATATCTAG
- a CDS encoding YbaB/EbfC family nucleoid-associated protein, with product MKGMGDMMRQAQMMQKKMQQIQEDLKTRTVEATAGGGMVTVVATGSQEIASITIDKAVVDPADVDMLQDLVLAAVNDALKKSRDMQQAEMGALTGGLKIPGLF from the coding sequence ATGAAAGGCATGGGCGACATGATGCGTCAGGCTCAGATGATGCAGAAGAAGATGCAGCAGATCCAGGAAGACCTCAAGACGCGCACTGTTGAAGCCACCGCCGGGGGCGGCATGGTCACCGTGGTTGCCACCGGCTCCCAGGAGATCGCCTCCATTACCATCGACAAGGCCGTGGTGGACCCCGCCGACGTGGACATGTTGCAGGATCTGGTGCTGGCCGCCGTGAACGACGCCCTGAAGAAGTCCCGCGACATGCAGCAGGCCGAGATGGGCGCACTGACCGGCGGGCTGAAGATTCCGGGGCTGTTCTAG